In the Sinomonas cyclohexanicum genome, GTGGGCCTGCCGGTGATCGCGAGCATCATTTCCGTGTTCGCGGTGCTCTCCATCCTCACCGTGATGCTGACGTTCCTCCTCGGCGTCACCCGCGTGTGGTTCTCGATGAGCCGCGATGGGCTCCTGCCCAAGTGGTTCTCGAAGGTGGACCGCGGCGGCACGCCGCAGCGGGTGACGTGGATTGCCGGCGGCGGCTCCGCGTTCCTCGCCGGCGTCTTCCCGATCCGCGCCGTGGCGGACCTGACGAACATCGGCATCCTGGCCGCCTTCGTGGTGGTCTGCGTCTCGGTGATCGTGTTCCGCCGCACCAAGCCGCACGCCCCGCGCACGTTCCGCCTGCCGTGGATGCCCGTGGTCCCGGCGTTCGGCGTGCTCGCCTCGATCGCCCTCATCACCCAGCTCCACTGGGAGACGTGGCTGCGGTTCGTGGTCTGGCTCGCGATCGGGCTGGTCATCTACTTCGCGTACGGGCGCAAGCACTCGCTCTTGAACCCGGACAGCCCGCGGCACGAGCGGGAGCTCAGCACCCAGCCGGACTGATCCCGCGCTGGTGGTGCGCAGCCGCAACCACGACGCCGGCCACTCGCCTTCCGGGGCGGGTGGCCGGCGTTTGTGGTGCCCGTAGAGGCGCGCCGGTGTGCCGCGAACGAGCTACGCGAGTGACGCTCGGTTGTTCGCGTAGTCTTCGGTGCGTGGGGGCCATTCGGCGATGGACGCTCGAGGGCCGCCCGTGCTCGCAGTACTCCGCGAATCCAGGAGGGTGACCGTTCCGATGCCGAGGTTCCACCGTTCCGGAGCGATCGTCGCTGTTGGGCTCACCGCGGCCCTTGCCGGCTGCACCTTCTCGACGGCGCCGGTCGCGACACCGAGCCCGTCGCCCATCCCGACATCGATCCAGCAGATCATGGACAAGCCCGACTACGCCGGCGGCACGTGGGGCATGCAGGTCGTCGACCTCGACACGGGCAATGTCGTCTACGCGCGCAACGCGGGCGACCGGTTCATGACCGGCTCGGTCGCGAAGGTCTTCTCCGTCACGGCCGCACTCGACACACTGGGCCCCGATCACACGTTCAAGACGCCGGTCGTCACGACCGGGACCCTCGACGGCCCCACGCTGCGCGGCGATCTCGTGTTGCGCGCGGCCGGCGACCTCACCTTCGGTGACAGACGGAAGGCGGATGGCACGCTCGACGTGCCGATCTTCGACCATTACGACGCGAACGCGCTGCCCGGCCTCGCGACGCTGAGCACGGGCAACCCACTGCTCGGGCTCGACGAGCTCGCGCAGGAGGTCGCGGCGGCCGGTATCCACGATGTGAGCGGGAACGTGCTCATCGACGACCGGCTCTGGGACCCCGTGACGCTCGATGGCGTGCCGATCACGCCGATCTCCGTCAACGACAACCTCGTCGACTTCCTCGTCAGGCCGGGGGCGGCGGCCGGGGCGCCGGCGACTTTCAGCTGGCAGCCGATGACCGCGGCGTACGCGCCGTCCATCGAGGTGACGACCGGGGCCCCGGACAGCCCGATAGACCTGACGGTCACCCCCGGTGCCGGCGGGAAGCTGGTGCTCGCCGGCAGCGTGCCGCTCGGCCACGACCCGATCGTCCACACGTACCAGGTGCCGGATCCGGGGACCTGGGCCCGAACGCTCTTCATTGAGGCGCTGAGGCGGCACGGCGTGACCGTCAGCGCAGACCCGCTCGCGGCGAACGACCCGTCGGCACTGCCGACCCGGGCGACGCTCGATGCAGCGAAGGTCGTCGCCTCCTTCGACTCGGTGCCGTTCTCGGAGACCGCGCGGCTCATCAACAAGGTCAGCCACAATCTCGGCGCCAATCAGCTGCCGCTCATCCTCGCGGCGAACGCCGGCAAGCGGACCCTCGCCGACGGGCTGGTGATCGAACAGGCGGCCGTCGCCAAGGGCGGCGTCGCTGCCGACCAGATCACCCTCACCGACGGTCAGGGACTCCCCGGCAACACGGTCAGTCCGGAGGGCATCACCACGTACCTGCGTTCCCTCACCTCCACGCCGACGTTCAAGACCTTCTACGACTCGACGCCGATTCTCGGGGTCGACGGCTCGCTCGCCTCGGTCCTCCCCGCCGGCGATCCCGCGATCGGTCACGCACACGCCAAGACCGGCACGCTCGTCAGCGCCGAGGGCGACAAGCTCCTGTTGGAGACGAAAGCGCTCGCCGGGTACCTTGATGCCGCGAGCGGCAAGCGCTACGCCTTCGGCATCTTCGTCAACAACGTTCCGATCAGTGGTGTCAACGCCGTGCTCACCGCGAACAGCGACATCGGGGCGATCGCCTCGCAGCTCTATCGGATGCTCTGAGACTCCCGGCCCGGCGGCCGCATCGGCACAGGGATCGGTCCGCCGCCGTTCCAGCTGCGCCCGGTTTCGAGGAGGATCTGGCCCATGGCAGCGCCGGAGGGCGAGAGCCGCTCGCCGCGGCGGCGCGCCAGCACGATGCGGCGGGCCGGCGGCGTGGGCGAGATGACCGTGATGACCTTGATGTCCTCCCGGAGGCTGTGGAGGGAGAGCTGCGGCACGAGCGCAATGCCCATGCCGACCGCAACCATGGCCTGCGCCTCCTGATAGCTGCGCGCCTCGAACGAGACGACCGGGCTGAACCCCGCGGCCTCGCATGCGTCCTGGAGGAGCGCGAGGACGTTCGTGGAGGTGCGGATGATCCAGGGCTCGTGCCGGAGGTCTTCCATCCGCACGCTCGGCCGCTGCGCGAGTGGGTGGTTGGCGGGCACCAGGAGGACGCTTGGGTCGCGGCAGATGAGCTCGGTGCGCGTGCCTGACGGCTCCGAGGGCTCGTGCTCGTCGCGCGTCCACGTGATGGCGAGGTCGATCCCTCGGGACTCGAGGAGGTGCCCGATGTCCGCGCGCTGCGCGCTGTGGACGCGAAGGTCGATCTGGGGGTGGCGATCACGGAACGCGGAGATCGCCGCGGGCAGGAAGGACTCGGTCACGGTAGGAATCGTGCCGAGCCGAAGCGTCCCGGTCCGCAGGCCGGCGATCTCCTCGAGCTCCTCGTGTGCGGCGAGGACGGCCCGCTCGATGTGCTCGGCATGGCGCACCACCGCCTCGCCGGCCTCCGTGAGGGTCACCCCGCGGGGCCGGCGCTCGATGAGCGGCTGGCCTGCCTCGTCCTCGAGCTGGCCGATCTGCTGCGAGACCGCCGAGACGGTGTAGTTGAGGCGCGCGGCGGCAGCCGTCAGCGATCCCGCGCGTGCGACTTCCACGAGCGCCAGCATCCGCCGGATGTCCATAGCCATACCTCGAGGCTACAGGAGTACTTAAGGCGGGTTCAGGAACTTTAGCTGGTGCGGAAGTTCGATCCGCTCCACGATGGTGTGCAGACGGGCAAACGGCCCGACCGATTCTCAGGGACGCATCAAGCCTCGCAGTCCCGGTTCGACAGCTGGACACTTCTATCGAGGAGGATAGATTTGCTCACCGCATCCCTGGCGGCGGCCCGTGTGGACCGTCTGCCCATCACGAGAGCGCACCGGATAGCGCTCGTTACCTTGGCGTTTGTGTTCCTGTTCGAGTTCGGGGACCTGAACACGTTCGCTTATGTTGCGCCCGCGCTGGTCAAGCAGCTCGCGTTCTCCGTCCCAGACGTCGCGATGGTCACCTCTGCTGCCTTCGTCGGCATGGCCGTCGGGGCGATCTTCGGTGGCCGCATCTCGGACCTGATCGGCCGCAGGCGGGCTCTGACCTACTCGACGCTGATGTTCTCCCTCTTCTCCCTCGTGAACGCGGCCGGCGTGAACGTGCCCACGTTCTTCCTGTTCCGCTTCCTCACCGGTGTGGGGCTCTCCGCGATGGTGGTCGCCGCGACGACGTACATCTCCGAGGTCATGCCGGCGGGGCGCCGGGGCCGCATGCAGTCCGCCGTCATGGCCGTGGGCCTGGCCGGCATCCCGGCCATGTCCTTCTCCGCCCGCGCTATCGTCCCCCTCGGCCAAGACACCTGGCGCTGGGTGTTCGTGCTCGGCAGCCTGGCCCTTTTCGCCGTGCCCGCGCTCCTCGTCCTGCCGGAGAGCCCGCGCTGGCTCGTCCACCGCAACCGGCTCGACGCCGCCGAGGCGTCGCTGGTCCGGTTCGAGGCCGGCGCGGGGCAGCTCCCGCCGCTCGCCCCCGTCCCGGAGCGGACGACGCCGGCCCCAGCCGGACGCTCGAGCAGTTACCGCGCGCTCTTCTCGGGGAAGACGGGCCGCACCACGCTCTTCCTCGCGGTCGTGTGGATCTTCCAGACCCTGGGCTTCTACGGCTTCGTGGCCTGGGTGCCCACGCTGCTCGCCCAGCACGGGTTCAGCGTGGCCGAGTCCCTCGGGTTCTCCGCGCTGACTACCATCGGCGCAGTCCCCGGCGCGCTGCTTGCCTGGCCCGTGACGGACCGGTTCGGGCGGAAGCTGCCGATCGTCGTCGTGAGCCTCGCCACCGCCGCGAGCGGCCTCGCGTACGGCCTGACGTTCAACCCCGTGGCGATCGTGGTGTTCGGGTTCTGCGTCAACCTCCTGATACAGACCTTCGCGACCCTGCTCTACACGTACAGCCCCGAGCTGTTCCCCACAGGGCTGCGCAACGCCGGGCACGGCCTCGTGTACGGCACCGGGAGGCTGGCGAACATCTTCGGCCCTATGATCGTCGCCACGATCTTCTCGGCCTTCGGCTACCAGGCCGTGTTCGTGTACATCGCCGCGTGCTGGCTCATTGTCGCGGCCACGGTGGCCGTGTTCGGCCCGCGCACCGGTCGCCGGCCGCTCGAGGACGTCGCCGACGAGGGCATCGGGCGCGCCGGCACTGGCCCGGCCCCCGCGCGGACCGATTCCTCGCGCGCTTAGCACGCCCTGAACCCCACCTGCCAGCACCACCACCAGAAAGAAACGGATACCCCTGTGCCTGAGTCGAACCACACCCCTGCCAACACCGCGGACGTGATCGTGGTCGGGGGCGGCAATGCCGCCTTCACCGCCGCACATGCCGCCGCCGTGCGGGGCCGCAAGGTCCTGCTGCTCGAGAAGGCGCCCCGCGAGCTCTTCGGGGGCAACAGCTACTACACCGCCGGCGCCACCCGGATCGCCCACAACGGTCTGGCCGACCTGGCCGACTTCATCGAGCCGGACGAGCGGCACGCCGTCACCGAGGTCCCCGCGTATAGCGTCGAGGACTACGTCAAGGACATGGAGAAGGTCACCGGCGGTCGCAACGATGCCGCCCTGACCGAGGTGCTGGCCGCCGAGTCCGCCGCCGGCCTGCGCTGGCTCCACTCCCTCGGCCTCAGGTACCGGCTGATGTACGAGCGCCAGGCCTATGAGCGCCCGGACGGCACCTACCTGTTCTGGGGCGGGCTGCATGTGGGCAACGTGGGCGGAGGCGAGGGCCTCATGCACGATCATCTCCGCGTCGCCGAGAGGCTCGGGGCCGAGGTCCGGTTCGGCCAGGACGTCGTCGGCCTCGTGGCGGAGGGCGGCGCCGTGGTGGGCGTGACCGTGCGGGAGGAGGGTGGCGCCGTCGTGCGTCTGCGCGCCGAATCGGTGATCCTGGCCGCCGGCGGATTCGAGGCGAGCCGGGAGCTGCGTGCCGAGCACCTCGGGCCGGGCTGGGAGAACGCCAAGGTGCGCGGCACGCCGTTCAACACGGGCCAGATGCTCACGGCGGCCCTCGGGCTCGGCGCCGCGCGCGGCGGGGACTGGTCCACGTGCCACTCCACGCAGTGGGACGCATTCACGCCGGGCAACGAGTCGAACCGGGAGCTGACCAACCGGCTCACGCGCCAGAGCTACCCGCTCGGGATCATCGTGAACGCGCTCGGCGAGCGCTTCGTGGACGAGGGCGAGGACTTCCGCAACTACACGTATGCCAAGCTCGGGCGCGCGGTGCTCGAGCAGCCCGGCTCTATCGCGTACCAGATCTTCGACGCGACCCTGCGGCCCCTGCTCCGCAGCGAGGAGTACGACATGCCCGGCATCTCCGTGGAGACGGCGCCCACCCTCGAGGCCCTTGCCCGGAGGATCGGGGTGGACCCGGAGGCGCTCGTCAAGACCGTCAACGACTACAACACCTCCATCGACCTCTCCATCCCGTTCGACCCGAACATCAAGGACGGCCGCGCGGCCCGCATGATCCCGGCCAAGAGCAACTGGGCCACGCCCCTGGCCACCGGCCCGTTCTACGCCTACCCGGTCACATGCGGCATCACCTTCACCTTCGGCGGCCTCAAGTCGGACACGCACGGCCGCGTCCTCGACACCGACGGGCGGGAGATCCCGGGCCTCTTCGTGTGCGGGGAGATGCTCGGCGGCCTGTTCGCGGACAACTACCCCGGCGGGTCCGGCCTCGCCGCCGGGGTCGTGTTCGGCCGGCGGGCTGGCTCGCTCGCCTGACCGGGGGCCCCAGCGCAATGCGGGCGGACGACGGCGGGTGGGCCCCCGCCGTCGTCCGCCCCCCGCGGCGGGAAGGCCTCACGGCGCGACTTTACGTTCTCCGAACATGGGCCGAACACAGCTCTTTCCGAGGCGTCCTACCGTCGGAAGCAGCGCGCGATGGACAATCGCCGCGACGACCCGCGGCAGGCTGGCCCTGAAAGGGCAGCCTCCGGATCGGCGGACAGCAGGAGGAGGCGGCCGTGGCTGCACCATCTGACGCGGACCAGGTCCCAACGCCATCTGGTCCCGGTCAACGGCGGACGAGGCGCCAGCGCCTCGCACAGTGGGCGCGCCGGCATCGGGCCTTGGCCGCGCTCTCCGTGCTCGCCGTCGTGGTCCTCGTCCTCGGAGGCGGGTACGTCGCCGCGACGGTCAATACGGCAGGCACCGGGTCAGGGGCTGCGTCCGGGATCTCCAAGATCCAGCACGTGGTGATCATCATGCAGGAGAACCGGTCCTTCGACAGCTACTTCGGCACGTTCCCCGGCGCGGACGGCATCTCCATGCAGAACGGCGTCCCGACGGTCTGCGTCCCTGATCCCGCCCACGGTGACTGCGTCAAGCCGTACTACGATTCGGCGGACAAGAACTCCGGTGGCCCGCACGGGCAGTCCAACGCGAGCGCGGACGTGGACGGCGGGAAGATGGACGGCTTCATCGCCCAGGCCGAGCATGCCGGCTCGAGCTGTGCCCCGAATGATCCGGCATGCGCGGGCGGGGCCACGACCGACGTCATGGGCTATCACGACGGGCGCGACATCCCGAACTACTGGACCTACGCGAAGGACTTCACGCTCCAGGACCACATGTTCGAGCCGAACGCCTCCTGGAGTCTGCCCTCGCACCTGTACATGGTCTCGGAGTGGTCCGCGAAGTGCAGCACTGCCGGCGATCCGCAATCGTGCGTCAACGCGCTCCAGAGTCCGGGGAACCCGCCGGACTTCGGAGCCGGGCTCAGGAACACGATCATCGGTGCCTGCCGTGCGGGCCTGAAGGCGCCGGCCTGCCAGAAGACCCTCAACGCCGCGGGCATCACTCCCGACGTGGCCACGGAACTGCACACCCTCATCCAGCAGCACTGCAAGGCCACGGACTCGTACACCGCCTGTGAGACGGCGATCGATCAGTCCCAGATCCCCGACGCGCTCAAGCAGAAGCTGCTCGCCATCGCCAAGACCCTCGCACCCCCCGACTATGCGTGGACCGATCTGACCTATCTGCTGCACCAGCAGAACGTCCCGTGGGGCTACTACGTGTTCAACGGAACCGAGCCCGACTGCCGGGATGACTCGGCCGTCACGTGCGCTCCCGTGGCGCAGAACGCCAAGACCCCGGGGATCTGGAACCCGCTGCCCTACTTCGACACCGTCAAGCAGGACGGCCAGCTGGGCAACATCCAGTCGCTGACGAATTTCTACTCCGCGGCCAAGGACGGAACGCTCCCGGCCGTGAGCTGGATTGACCCGACCGGCGCGGTGAGC is a window encoding:
- a CDS encoding LysR family transcriptional regulator — protein: MAMDIRRMLALVEVARAGSLTAAAARLNYTVSAVSQQIGQLEDEAGQPLIERRPRGVTLTEAGEAVVRHAEHIERAVLAAHEELEEIAGLRTGTLRLGTIPTVTESFLPAAISAFRDRHPQIDLRVHSAQRADIGHLLESRGIDLAITWTRDEHEPSEPSGTRTELICRDPSVLLVPANHPLAQRPSVRMEDLRHEPWIIRTSTNVLALLQDACEAAGFSPVVSFEARSYQEAQAMVAVGMGIALVPQLSLHSLREDIKVITVISPTPPARRIVLARRRGERLSPSGAAMGQILLETGRSWNGGGPIPVPMRPPGRESQSIR
- the tcuA gene encoding FAD-dependent tricarballylate dehydrogenase TcuA: MPESNHTPANTADVIVVGGGNAAFTAAHAAAVRGRKVLLLEKAPRELFGGNSYYTAGATRIAHNGLADLADFIEPDERHAVTEVPAYSVEDYVKDMEKVTGGRNDAALTEVLAAESAAGLRWLHSLGLRYRLMYERQAYERPDGTYLFWGGLHVGNVGGGEGLMHDHLRVAERLGAEVRFGQDVVGLVAEGGAVVGVTVREEGGAVVRLRAESVILAAGGFEASRELRAEHLGPGWENAKVRGTPFNTGQMLTAALGLGAARGGDWSTCHSTQWDAFTPGNESNRELTNRLTRQSYPLGIIVNALGERFVDEGEDFRNYTYAKLGRAVLEQPGSIAYQIFDATLRPLLRSEEYDMPGISVETAPTLEALARRIGVDPEALVKTVNDYNTSIDLSIPFDPNIKDGRAARMIPAKSNWATPLATGPFYAYPVTCGITFTFGGLKSDTHGRVLDTDGREIPGLFVCGEMLGGLFADNYPGGSGLAAGVVFGRRAGSLA
- the dacB gene encoding D-alanyl-D-alanine carboxypeptidase/D-alanyl-D-alanine endopeptidase, which encodes MPRFHRSGAIVAVGLTAALAGCTFSTAPVATPSPSPIPTSIQQIMDKPDYAGGTWGMQVVDLDTGNVVYARNAGDRFMTGSVAKVFSVTAALDTLGPDHTFKTPVVTTGTLDGPTLRGDLVLRAAGDLTFGDRRKADGTLDVPIFDHYDANALPGLATLSTGNPLLGLDELAQEVAAAGIHDVSGNVLIDDRLWDPVTLDGVPITPISVNDNLVDFLVRPGAAAGAPATFSWQPMTAAYAPSIEVTTGAPDSPIDLTVTPGAGGKLVLAGSVPLGHDPIVHTYQVPDPGTWARTLFIEALRRHGVTVSADPLAANDPSALPTRATLDAAKVVASFDSVPFSETARLINKVSHNLGANQLPLILAANAGKRTLADGLVIEQAAVAKGGVAADQITLTDGQGLPGNTVSPEGITTYLRSLTSTPTFKTFYDSTPILGVDGSLASVLPAGDPAIGHAHAKTGTLVSAEGDKLLLETKALAGYLDAASGKRYAFGIFVNNVPISGVNAVLTANSDIGAIASQLYRML
- a CDS encoding MFS transporter — its product is MLTASLAAARVDRLPITRAHRIALVTLAFVFLFEFGDLNTFAYVAPALVKQLAFSVPDVAMVTSAAFVGMAVGAIFGGRISDLIGRRRALTYSTLMFSLFSLVNAAGVNVPTFFLFRFLTGVGLSAMVVAATTYISEVMPAGRRGRMQSAVMAVGLAGIPAMSFSARAIVPLGQDTWRWVFVLGSLALFAVPALLVLPESPRWLVHRNRLDAAEASLVRFEAGAGQLPPLAPVPERTTPAPAGRSSSYRALFSGKTGRTTLFLAVVWIFQTLGFYGFVAWVPTLLAQHGFSVAESLGFSALTTIGAVPGALLAWPVTDRFGRKLPIVVVSLATAASGLAYGLTFNPVAIVVFGFCVNLLIQTFATLLYTYSPELFPTGLRNAGHGLVYGTGRLANIFGPMIVATIFSAFGYQAVFVYIAACWLIVAATVAVFGPRTGRRPLEDVADEGIGRAGTGPAPARTDSSRA
- a CDS encoding alkaline phosphatase family protein; translated protein: MAALSVLAVVVLVLGGGYVAATVNTAGTGSGAASGISKIQHVVIIMQENRSFDSYFGTFPGADGISMQNGVPTVCVPDPAHGDCVKPYYDSADKNSGGPHGQSNASADVDGGKMDGFIAQAEHAGSSCAPNDPACAGGATTDVMGYHDGRDIPNYWTYAKDFTLQDHMFEPNASWSLPSHLYMVSEWSAKCSTAGDPQSCVNALQSPGNPPDFGAGLRNTIIGACRAGLKAPACQKTLNAAGITPDVATELHTLIQQHCKATDSYTACETAIDQSQIPDALKQKLLAIAKTLAPPDYAWTDLTYLLHQQNVPWGYYVFNGTEPDCRDDSAVTCAPVAQNAKTPGIWNPLPYFDTVKQDGQLGNIQSLTNFYSAAKDGTLPAVSWIDPTGAVSEHPPALVSSGQAYVTGLVNAIMSGPDWNSTAIFLSWDDWGGFYDHVTPPTVDQNGYGLRVPGIVISPYAKKGYIDHQTLSHDAYVKFIEDDFLHGQRLDPATDGRPDPRPDVRENNPQLGNVVDDFDFNQNPSPPVILPNATTY